In one Desulfallas thermosapovorans DSM 6562 genomic region, the following are encoded:
- the glgP gene encoding alpha-glucan family phosphorylase, producing the protein MFYFRTVTVKPPLPERIARLRELSYNLWFSWHKPARELYQEINSDLWERVEHNPVKFLLGVRREELDRAAADQHFLNKYDAVMADFDRYINDEKWFTRVHSRYKDKIIAYFSAEFGIHESCPIYSGGLGVLAGDHIKSASDLGLPLVGVGLLYKHGYFNQFINPDGRQETYYPDLNFNEMPITPVVGDSGLDTTVSVELPGRTVFARIWKARVGLAQLILLDTNLPLNMEEDRRITGQLYGGDREMRIQQEILLGVGGVRALRELGITPAVWHINEGHSAFLTLERLREMVSQGVPTATAREAIRANTIFTTHTPVPAGHDVFERHLAEKYLAELCRDTGMDCDKLLELGWDADQNEFNMTVLATRMAGFCNGVSKLHGEVTRQMLHRFYPSIPVEEVPVTSVTNGVHTRSWIAEPWKNLFSKYLGEDWMDQVTNPNFWRRLDDIPSQEIWETHLKLKEKTTNYIRERIQHEHRRNHESEALIAEAGEFLLPHALTIGFARRFATYKRAALVFSDPDRLAAILNNLDRPVQIVFAGKAHPKDSAGQELIRKIINYSRQEPFRGKIVFLENYDINVARHLLHGVDVWLNTPRWPMEASGTSGMKAAMNGVLHCSVLDGWWPEAYNGKNGFAIGHPGDLQLNEVQQDKNDTYYLYKVLEDKVIPLYYERQGDVPVHWVAMMRESMRTIIPFFSTARMVMEYTERLYIPAIDRGIAFMESNYATAEQACRFKEFIRENWHHVKVERTETNGRWDMQAGEDLMVQSVVKLGPIKPSEVAVEIAFGNDKGPYISNLNTTVMELQEELGDGVYRFTGKVPLPQGTYGYTVRVRPVHRFMAGKFEIPLVRWADCF; encoded by the coding sequence ATGTTTTATTTCCGTACTGTTACAGTTAAACCGCCACTGCCGGAACGCATTGCCCGCTTGCGTGAATTGTCCTACAACCTTTGGTTTAGCTGGCATAAACCGGCCAGGGAACTGTATCAGGAGATTAACTCCGATCTTTGGGAGCGGGTGGAACATAACCCGGTGAAGTTTTTATTGGGGGTGCGCCGGGAAGAATTGGACCGGGCGGCAGCCGATCAGCATTTTTTAAACAAGTATGATGCGGTCATGGCTGATTTTGACCGGTATATCAACGATGAAAAATGGTTTACCAGGGTTCATTCCCGTTATAAAGATAAAATCATTGCTTACTTTTCCGCTGAATTCGGCATACATGAATCCTGTCCCATTTATTCCGGCGGTCTTGGCGTGCTGGCCGGGGATCATATCAAATCGGCCAGCGATCTTGGTTTGCCGTTGGTGGGGGTGGGTTTATTATACAAGCATGGTTACTTCAACCAGTTTATTAATCCCGACGGTCGCCAGGAAACATATTACCCGGATTTGAATTTTAATGAAATGCCCATTACACCGGTGGTTGGAGACAGCGGCCTGGATACCACCGTATCGGTGGAGTTGCCCGGTAGGACTGTGTTTGCAAGGATATGGAAAGCCCGGGTGGGATTGGCACAGTTGATTCTTTTGGATACCAACCTTCCATTAAATATGGAAGAAGACCGCCGGATCACCGGCCAATTATACGGTGGCGACCGGGAGATGCGCATTCAACAGGAAATATTACTAGGTGTGGGGGGGGTCAGGGCATTAAGGGAGTTGGGTATAACTCCGGCAGTCTGGCATATTAATGAAGGGCACTCTGCTTTTTTGACCCTGGAACGGCTGCGGGAGATGGTCAGCCAGGGGGTGCCTACAGCCACAGCCCGGGAAGCTATCCGGGCCAATACCATATTTACCACCCATACTCCGGTACCTGCCGGGCATGATGTTTTTGAACGCCATCTGGCGGAAAAGTACCTGGCTGAATTATGCCGGGATACCGGCATGGACTGTGATAAACTATTGGAGCTTGGTTGGGATGCCGATCAAAACGAATTTAATATGACCGTTTTAGCTACGCGTATGGCGGGTTTTTGTAACGGAGTCAGTAAATTGCATGGTGAAGTTACCCGCCAGATGTTGCACCGGTTTTATCCATCCATTCCCGTCGAGGAAGTTCCGGTTACTTCGGTAACCAACGGGGTGCATACCAGGTCATGGATTGCTGAGCCATGGAAAAATCTTTTCAGCAAATACCTGGGTGAGGACTGGATGGACCAGGTGACGAACCCAAACTTTTGGCGGCGGCTTGATGATATTCCCTCGCAGGAGATTTGGGAGACACATTTAAAGCTAAAGGAAAAAACGACCAATTATATCAGGGAAAGAATCCAGCATGAACACCGGCGCAACCACGAGTCCGAAGCACTCATCGCCGAGGCGGGGGAATTCTTACTGCCCCATGCCCTCACCATAGGTTTTGCCCGTCGTTTTGCCACTTACAAGCGGGCCGCGCTGGTTTTTAGTGACCCGGACCGGCTGGCGGCTATACTGAATAATTTGGACCGGCCGGTACAAATAGTATTTGCGGGCAAGGCCCATCCCAAGGATAGCGCCGGCCAGGAGTTAATCAGAAAAATCATAAATTATTCCCGGCAAGAACCTTTTCGCGGGAAAATAGTATTCCTGGAAAATTACGATATCAACGTTGCCCGGCACCTGTTGCACGGTGTGGATGTCTGGCTGAATACCCCGCGCTGGCCGATGGAAGCCAGTGGTACCAGCGGCATGAAAGCCGCTATGAACGGCGTACTGCACTGTAGCGTTCTGGATGGCTGGTGGCCCGAGGCATATAACGGTAAAAACGGCTTCGCCATCGGTCATCCCGGTGATTTACAATTAAACGAGGTTCAGCAGGATAAAAATGACACTTATTATTTATACAAGGTACTGGAGGATAAGGTAATACCCCTTTATTACGAACGGCAAGGGGATGTTCCCGTTCACTGGGTGGCTATGATGCGTGAATCCATGCGGACAATTATTCCCTTTTTCAGTACCGCCAGAATGGTGATGGAGTACACTGAAAGGCTTTATATACCGGCCATTGACCGGGGGATCGCCTTTATGGAATCAAATTATGCCACGGCTGAACAGGCCTGCCGGTTTAAAGAGTTTATCCGGGAAAACTGGCACCATGTGAAAGTGGAGCGTACCGAAACCAACGGCAGGTGGGATATGCAGGCCGGTGAAGATTTAATGGTGCAATCGGTGGTCAAGCTGGGCCCTATTAAGCCTTCGGAGGTAGCTGTGGAGATTGCCTTCGGAAATGATAAAGGACCATATATAAGCAATTTAAATACCACGGTGATGGAATTGCAAGAAGAGTTGGGGGATGGTGTTTACAGGTTTACCGGCAAAGTACCCTTGCCCCAGGGCACCTATGGTTACACTGTCAGGGTAAGGCCGGTGCACCGGTTCATGGCGGGGAAGTTTGAAATTCCACTGGTAAGATGGGCTGATTGTTTTTAA
- a CDS encoding zinc-ribbon domain containing protein, whose protein sequence is MVFSDKNLVCRDCGEEFVFTAGEQEFFFEKGFENAPSRCPECRKARRQNNNFRAGGARERQMYEVVCDECGAMTSVPFKPNGSRPVYCKDCFQSKRNARSWA, encoded by the coding sequence ATGGTTTTCTCGGACAAGAATTTAGTTTGCAGGGATTGTGGTGAGGAGTTTGTATTTACGGCCGGTGAACAGGAATTTTTCTTCGAAAAAGGTTTCGAAAACGCTCCTTCCCGCTGCCCGGAATGCCGCAAGGCGCGCCGCCAGAATAATAATTTCCGTGCCGGTGGTGCAAGGGAAAGGCAAATGTATGAAGTAGTTTGTGATGAATGCGGCGCAATGACCAGTGTACCTTTTAAGCCCAACGGCAGCAGGCCGGTTTACTGTAAGGATTGTTTCCAGTCCAAGCGTAATGCCCGTTCCTGGGCCTAA
- a CDS encoding DegV family protein → MNAEKIALITDSTCDLPDELLQKLNAWMLPLKIIYKDRIFADRLEIKPQEVYNNFSREVPTTSQPSPEETRSLFEKLYARGFTHAIAIHISSGLSGTYETVKMVAGQFNKMMVEVIDSKALSLALGFLVQEASQCIQSGLCFENVIARVRKLQKNVKVYFVVKTLEYLKKGGRIGYVEGTLGQILDIKPIISINDEGKYYSFCKARGRRKSISKMVDILREQAAGKRINLAVAHGDAREEAESLLDRILNMKDLKVNEAMFSQLSPVMVVHTGPGLIGLAFHEVTEAGTGK, encoded by the coding sequence ATGAATGCCGAAAAAATCGCGCTAATTACCGACAGTACTTGCGACCTGCCCGATGAACTGTTACAAAAGCTAAATGCCTGGATGCTGCCTTTAAAAATTATTTACAAGGACCGCATTTTTGCAGACAGGTTGGAAATAAAGCCCCAGGAGGTATATAATAACTTTTCCCGGGAGGTGCCCACCACTTCCCAACCTTCACCCGAAGAGACCCGCTCGTTATTTGAAAAACTTTACGCCCGGGGTTTTACCCACGCCATAGCCATCCACATTTCCAGCGGGCTTAGCGGCACATATGAAACCGTAAAAATGGTGGCCGGGCAATTTAACAAAATGATGGTGGAAGTAATTGATTCCAAGGCCCTGTCCCTGGCCCTGGGTTTTTTGGTGCAGGAAGCCAGCCAATGTATCCAAAGCGGCCTGTGTTTTGAAAATGTAATCGCCCGGGTACGGAAGTTGCAAAAAAACGTCAAGGTATACTTTGTGGTCAAAACTCTGGAATACCTGAAAAAAGGCGGGCGGATTGGTTATGTTGAGGGGACCTTGGGGCAGATACTGGACATTAAGCCGATTATCTCCATTAACGATGAGGGCAAGTATTACAGCTTTTGCAAAGCCCGGGGCAGAAGAAAATCCATCAGTAAGATGGTGGATATTTTAAGGGAACAGGCGGCGGGTAAAAGAATCAATCTGGCCGTGGCCCATGGTGATGCCCGGGAGGAAGCGGAGTCACTTTTGGATAGGATACTAAATATGAAGGATTTAAAGGTTAATGAAGCCATGTTCAGCCAGTTAAGCCCCGTAATGGTGGTACATACCGGACCGGGCCTGATTGGACTTGCCTTTCACGAAGTTACCGAGGCCGGTACCGGCAAATAG
- a CDS encoding YaiI/YqxD family protein, with protein MKIIVDADACPKNALHICTRLAAAYGITLQTVASFNHNINSEHHTVVGNAAQETDLAVTNMTARGDIVVTQDTGLAAMVLGKGAAAISPGGKIFRKETIVFLLEEREGKARLRRGGGRTKGPRKRTPEDDVRFEANLHKLIEELTR; from the coding sequence ATGAAAATTATCGTTGATGCCGACGCTTGTCCTAAAAATGCACTGCATATATGTACCCGCCTGGCCGCCGCTTATGGCATTACCCTGCAAACTGTGGCCAGTTTTAATCATAATATTAATTCCGAACACCATACCGTTGTGGGAAATGCTGCCCAGGAAACCGATCTGGCCGTCACCAATATGACGGCCAGGGGCGATATTGTGGTCACCCAGGACACTGGCCTGGCCGCCATGGTGTTGGGTAAAGGAGCCGCGGCCATATCACCCGGTGGAAAGATATTCCGCAAGGAAACCATTGTTTTTTTATTGGAGGAAAGGGAAGGCAAGGCCAGGCTGCGCCGGGGTGGCGGGCGCACCAAAGGCCCGCGCAAGCGTACACCCGAGGACGATGTCCGGTTTGAGGCCAACCTGCACAAGCTAATTGAAGAATTAACCCGGTAA
- a CDS encoding thiamine-binding protein translates to MPVINVSFQVLPQVPGGDIYGVVDKAIAVVQRSGVPYEVGPMETTMEGELDELLEIVKKAQQACVDAGARRVVTLVKIDYAPQGVTMAEKVGKYRG, encoded by the coding sequence ATGCCCGTGATTAATGTCAGTTTTCAGGTGCTGCCCCAGGTGCCCGGCGGGGATATTTACGGGGTGGTGGACAAGGCTATAGCAGTGGTGCAGCGGTCCGGTGTTCCTTATGAGGTGGGACCCATGGAAACCACCATGGAAGGGGAACTGGATGAATTGCTGGAGATAGTGAAAAAAGCCCAGCAGGCCTGTGTAGATGCCGGGGCACGGCGGGTAGTAACCCTGGTTAAAATAGACTATGCCCCCCAAGGGGTGACCATGGCGGAAAAAGTAGGTAAATACAGGGGTTAA
- a CDS encoding thiamine diphosphokinase — protein MRCVILTGGTVEDLQWLKRVLAGADRLICVDSGTNYAAALGIVPGVIVGDMDSIDPSLLESYRRQGVAIKEYPAEKDDTDTALALAEALACRPDEVIILGATGNRFDHTLANVHLLRVALDHRVPARIINEYNEINLVAPRQPAVVKGRPGDEFSLLPLTGVVTGVQVRGARWPLENATFSIGNPYGISNRLAGNRADITIASGLMLLVRVK, from the coding sequence ATGCGTTGTGTTATATTGACCGGGGGCACGGTGGAGGATTTGCAGTGGCTAAAGCGTGTCCTGGCCGGGGCCGACCGGCTGATTTGTGTGGACAGCGGGACAAATTATGCGGCCGCTTTGGGTATTGTCCCCGGGGTTATTGTGGGGGATATGGATTCCATAGACCCGTCATTGCTGGAAAGTTACCGGCGGCAGGGGGTGGCCATCAAGGAGTACCCCGCCGAAAAGGATGACACCGATACTGCCCTGGCTTTAGCCGAGGCGCTGGCCTGCCGCCCGGATGAAGTGATAATCCTGGGGGCCACGGGCAATCGTTTTGACCATACCCTGGCCAATGTGCACCTGCTGCGGGTAGCCCTGGACCACCGGGTCCCGGCCAGGATTATCAATGAATACAACGAAATCAACCTGGTGGCACCCCGGCAGCCCGCTGTGGTCAAGGGACGGCCGGGCGATGAATTTTCGCTGTTGCCCCTTACCGGGGTGGTCACGGGGGTGCAGGTGCGGGGTGCCCGGTGGCCGCTTGAAAACGCCACCTTCAGCATAGGCAACCCCTATGGTATCAGCAACCGGTTGGCCGGTAACCGGGCTGATATTACCATCGCCTCGGGATTGATGCTGCTGGTCAGAGTAAAATAA